In the Ipomoea triloba cultivar NCNSP0323 chromosome 6, ASM357664v1 genome, one interval contains:
- the LOC116023725 gene encoding kinase-interacting protein 1-like, translating into MDSRKSEQQVRSTQQGRIDVESLREKIKEELQVSSATNVNMSELAEKVDELVEKIISLESAVQSQNSYVNRLKAEANELHEHLHRVDDEKESLIQDSENMNKKIRELEKELQRVLNLNHKVNDHSNHIQTRIAEASCRLDDLAGKLINVLPDEETNTTAASGQEQLQVHKDLSANNSNSTVSGVQMAEDNLKKDGNSEVIPSTSPKEIQAHDAIPAAQSTLAISGVKSTEEKQMKDGNPEQGTSALHSLMITTNFISLTQCTHAGIHQHSRTQVEKDEPVKEDDQPNWKELFLNGLDDRDKLLLDEYITALGNYRDVKNKLNEAEKKRRASQFQYVVQVKVLKNSNALKDAQIQSLQKKLQENHLESPKSSESTVKASLDTRDEPTDVRHRLTLSELLHDSILKETASQEKSKGYPAGEETTSQEEIKSPSTKDDEEDIIPEVLSVEEPQCFSAIEEKIRTDIDDLLEENIQFWHRFSNAFQLIRKYETSVEDLHTELQDAREKAKQEGNNKPMSLLSGVRPIYRHLREILSELTLWLETNAVHKDDLQNRLSSLSNIEDEITMLSKEGAEGEEPELGTYQAAKFQGEIQNMKQENKKVASQLEAGVELVHKLQDDINKTISKLDEEFGFKKDNSSSRSRIPLRSFLFGVKTKKQKPSIFACVSPALQRQYSDIFLPE; encoded by the coding sequence ATGGACTCGAGGAAATCAGAGCAGCAGGTACGAAGTACTCAACAAGGGAGGATTGATGTGGAGTCATTACGCGAAAAGATTAAAGAAGAACTGCAGGTATCCAGTGCCACAAATGTAAACATGTCTGAACTGGCTGAGAAGGTTGATGAACTCGTGGAGAAGATCATAAGTTTGGAAAGTGCAGTGCAGTCTCAGAATTCTTATGTTAACAGATTAAAGGCAGAGGCGAATGAGCTTCATGAACATCTTCATAGAGTAGATGACGAGAAGGAGAGTTTGATTCAAGACTCTGAGAACATGAATAAGAAGATAAGAGAACTCGAGAAAGAGCTTCAGAGAGTTCTGAATCTAAATCATAAAGTCAACGACCACAGCAATCATATCCAAACTCGCATTGCCGAAGCAAGTTGCAGGCTAGATGACCTCGCTGGGAAACTGATAAATGTTTTGCCAGACGAAGAGACAAATACTACTGCTGCTTCTGGCCAAGAGCAGCTTCAGGTGCATAAAGACCTTTCAGCAAATAATAGCAATTCCACTGTCTCAGGTGTTCAAATGGCAGAAGACAACCTAAAGAAAGATGGAAATAGTGAGGTGATTCCATCTACCAGTCCAAAGGAGATTCAAGCACATGATGCCATACCGGCTGCTCAGAGCACTTTGGCCATCTCAGGGGTTAAATCAACTGAAGAGAAGCAGATGAAAGATGGAAATCCAGAACAAGGTACTTCTGCTCTCCACAGCTTAATGATAACCACAAATTTTATTTCACTAACCCAGTGTACTCATGCAGGAATTCATCAACACTCGAGGACACAAGTGGAGAAAGATGAACCTGTCAAAGAAGACGATCAGCCAAATTGGAAAGAGTTATTTTTAAATGGTTTGGATGACAGAGACAAGCTTCTACTAGATGAGTACATAACTGCACTGGGAAATTACAGGGACGTAAAGAACAAGCTTAACGAAGCAGAGAAGAAACGGAGGGCTAGCCAATTCCAATATGTTGTTCAGGTAAAAGTTCTGAAGAATTCTAATGCCTTGAAGGATGCACAGATTCAATCTCTGCAGAAGAAACTTCAAGAGAACCATTTGGAATCTCCAAAGTCGAGTGAAAGTACAGTGAAAGCCAGCTTGGACACTAGAGATGAACCCACAGATGTCCGTCACAGACTAACCCTCTCTGAATTATTACATGATTCAATCCTTAAAGAAACAGCATCTCAAGAAAAGAGTAAAGGTTATCCTGCCGGAGAAGAAACAACATCTCAAGAAGAGATTAAGTCTCCAAGCaccaaagatgatgaagaagatatCATCCCTGAGGTGCTCAGTGTTGAAGAGCCTCAATGTTTTTCAGCAATTGAAGAAAAGATACGCACGGATATTGATGACCTATTGGAAGAGAACATACAATTCTGGCACAGGTTTAGCAACGCTTTCCAGCTGATACGAAAATATGAAACTTCAGTCGAGGATTTACACACTGAGCTGCAGGATGCCAGAGAAAAGGCCAAGCAAGAAGGGAATAATAAACCCATGTCACTACTCTCAGGAGTCCGGCCTATATACAGACACCTGAGAGAAATACTGAGCGAATTAACGCTATGGCTGGAAACCAATGCAGTTCACAAAGATGACTTACAGAACAGGTTGTCATCTCTTTCCAACATTGAAGATGAGATAACGATGTTGTCAAAGGAAGGGGCTGAAGGGGAAGAACCAGAGCTGGGTACCTATCAAGCAGCAAAGTTCCAAGGTGAGATTCAGAATATGAAACAGGAGAACAAAAAGGTTGCAAGCCAGCTGGAAGCAGGAGTTGAGCTTGTGCACAAGCTGCAAGACGATATTAATAAGACAATATCAAAACTTGATGAAGAATTTGGATTCAAAAAGGATAACTCATCAAGTCGTTCCAGGATTCCCTTGAGATCCTTCCTGTTTGGAGTGAAAACGAAGAAACAGAAGCCATCAATCTTTGCATGTGTAAGTCCAGCACTGCAGAGACAGTATAGTGATATATTTTTACCAGAATAG
- the LOC116022472 gene encoding O-fucosyltransferase 31-like, which yields MSGGSSFRQSKQSRGRSVFPHPLQFGAILLILLPNFFPSLFSPLGRSYLSLFSEWIAPRPMHLHLLNGALQHPSSAEQESDLWSPLPNQGRKPCAAQNNPSLPKKSLGYIQVFLDGGLNQQRMGICDAVAVAKILNATLIIPYLDINAVWQDSSSFEDIFDIDHFIQTLRDDVSIIKELPSDFSWSTRGYYATGIRETRIKTAPVHASATWYLENVLPVMQSHGIVAVAPFSHRLTFDGLPSDIQHLRCKVNFQALVYVPHIRTLGDLIVSRLRSSPSMDGTSTSMYQRGNDKPGVGKYVVLHLRFDKDMAAHSACDFGGGKAEKLALAKYRQVLWQGRVVKSQFTDEELRNEGRCPLTPEEIGLLLTALGFNNSTRLYLASYKVYGGEARISTLRDLFPLMEDKRSLASPEELAGVEGKASLLAAVDYHVSMQSDIFISASPGNMHNALVGHRAFKNLKTIRPNLRLLGKLFVNESMEWSEFRQAVLHGHRNRQGQLQIRKTNQSIYTYPAPDCMCPA from the exons ATGTCGGGTGGCAGCAGTTTCCGGCAGTCTAAACAGAGCCGAGGGAGATCGGTGTTTCCACATCCATTGCAATTTGGAGCGATTTTGCTCATACTCTTACCTAATTTCTTCCCCAGCCTCTTCTCTCCGCTAGGCCGCTCTTACCTTTCTCTATTTTCC GAATGGATTGCTCCAAGGCCAATGCACTTGCATTTACTAAATGGAGCTCTACAACATCCAAGT TCTGCTGAACAAGAATCTGATCTGTGGTCTCCTTTGCCTAATCAAGGAAGGAAGCCTTGTGCTGCTCAAAATAACCCTT CTTTGCCAAAGAAGTCTCTGGGATATATACAGGTGTTTCTTGATGGGGGTTTGAACCAGCAGAGGATGGGG ATTTGTGATGCGGTAGCTGTggcaaaaattttaaatgcaaccctcataattccttacctTGACATAAATGCTGTGTGGCAAGACTCAAG TTCATTTGAGGATATATTTGATATTGATCATTTTATCCAAACATTGAGGGATGATGTCTCCATAATTAAAGAGCTTCCAAGTGATTTCTCGTGGAGCACCAGGGGGTACTATGCAACAGGCATACGTGAAACTAGAATCAAAACAGCACCTGTCCATGCTTCTGCTACTTGGtatctggaaaatgttttgccAGTAATGCAGAG TCATGGGATTGTTGCTGTAGCTCCGTTCTCTCATCGCTTGACTTTTGATGGCTTGCCTTCAGACATCCAGCATCTACGTTGCAAAGTTAACTTTCAGGCACTGGTTTATGTTCCACATATCAGGACATTAGGGGATTTAATTGTCAGTCGCTTGAGAAGCTCTCCTAGCATGGATGGAACATCAACTTCCATGTATCAAAGAGGCAATGACAAACCAGGAGTTGGGAAATATGTTGTATTGCATCTTCGATTTGATAAA GATATGGCAGCCCACTCAGCTTGTGATTTCGGTGGAGGTAAGGCTGAGAAGCTTGCTCTTGCAAAATATCGCCAAGTACTTTGGCAAGGAAGAGTGGTCAAGTCTCAATTCACTGATGAGGAATTAAGAAACGAAGGGCGTTGCCCATTGACTCCTGAAGAGATTGGACTCCTGTTGACTGCCTTGGGTTTCAACAACAGTACACGTCTTTATCTTGCTTCCTATAAG GTTTATGGTGGAGAAGCAAGGATCTCTACACTTCGTGATTTGTTCCCGCTAATGGAGGATAAAAGGAGCCTTGCATCTCCAGAGGAACTAGCTGGGGTTGAAGGAAAAGCTTCTTTATTAGCTGCTGTGGATTATCATGTGAGCATGCAGAGCGACATCTTCATTTCTGCTTCTCCCGGCAATATGCACAATGCATTG GTGGGGCATCGAGCATTTAAGAACCTGAAAACCATTAGACCAAACTTGAGACTTCTGGGCAAACTCTTCGTAAATGAGAGCATGGAGTGGTCAGAGTTCCGCCAAGCAGTACTGCACGGTCACAGGAACAGACAAGGGCAACTGCAGATACGCAAAACAAACCAATCGATATACACTTATCCTGCTCCTGATTGCATGTGTCCTGCTTAA
- the LOC116023225 gene encoding MADS-box protein AGL24-like, with the protein MAREKIKIKKIDNITARQVTFSKRRRGLFKKAEELAVLCDADVALIVFSATGKLFEFASSNMKDILGKYKLHSSNLDQATQPSLELQLENSLHVRLSKEVADKTRELRQMKGEELQGLSLEELQKLEKRLENGLTRVLETKGERVVTEIATLQRKGAELMKENKQLKEKMARVNGEKFPVIADVEAAGLIPEEGQSSESITTNVCSCNSGPPPEDDCSDTSLKLGLPIN; encoded by the exons ATGGCGAGGGAgaagataaagataaagaagATCGATAACATAACGGCGCGGCAAGTGACTTTCTCGAAGAGGAGAAGAGGGCTTTTCAAGAAGGCGGAGGAGCTGGCGGTGCTGTGCGACGCCGACGTCGCTCTCATCGTCTTCTCCGCCACCGGCAAGCTTTTCGAGTTCGCCAGCTCTAA cATGAAAGATATTCTTGGAAAGTACAAACTACATTCAAGCAATCTCGACCAAGCAACCCAACCTTCTCTTGAACTTCAG CTAGAGAATAGCCTTCATGTGAGATTAAGCAAGGAGGTTGCTGACAAGACTCGTGAGCTTAG ACAGATGAAGGGTGAGGAGCTTCAAGGATTAAGCTTAGAGGAACTACAAAAGTTGGAAAAAAGGCTTGAAAATGGACTAACACGTGTGCTGGAGACTAAG GGTGAACGAGTTGTGACCGAGATTGCTACTCTTCAAAGGAAG GGTGCAGAGCTGATGAAGGAGAATAAACAACTGAAAGAGAAA aTGGCCCGGGTTAACGGCGAAAAATTCCCGGTTATTGCTGACGTGGAGGCAGCCGGCTTGATACCAGAAGAAGGGCAGTCATCGGAGTCCATAACCACCAATGTGTGTAGTTGCAATAGCGGTCCGCCTCCCGAAGACGATTGCTCCGATACATCGCTGAAATTAGG GCTACCCATTAACTAG
- the LOC116022001 gene encoding AT-hook motif nuclear-localized protein 17-like — translation MKGMFAKLDQSSHKFQSHHYDLRQLQPEHAFQVAGGGPESKSSEEGDDNKNSELVVAPQPISGVNDGASIEISRRPRGRPPGSKNKPKPPVVITLDAGPSMSPYVLELPGGVDLIGSVTRFCRKRDMGICVLSGSGTVSDVTLRQPSTAPGPNIIFHGRFDILSLSATILNPNVNFSAVSSRPEDFTIALAGPQGQVVGGPVVGPLTTAGPVYLIAATFNNPLHHRLPAVDEEGKNCGGGNEGGLQSSGGEESGGAAVAAAEEPRGLSSTFNCQMAAADVIWAPTGRQAPPPY, via the exons ATGAAAGGTATGTTTGCAAAGCTCGATCAAAGTAGCCACAAGTTCCAAAGCCACCACTACGATCTCCGGCAGCTTCAGCCGGAGCACGCTTTCCAAGTCGCCGGCGGCGGGCCGGAATCGAAATCTTCCGAAGAAGGTGATGATAATAAGAACAGTGAACTCGTGGTCGCCCCGCAACCGATTTCAGGTGTTAACGACGGGGCGAGCATCGAGATTTCCCGGCGGCCCCGCGGCCGGCCGCCGGGATCGAAGAACAAGCCAAAGCCGCCGGTGGTGATAACTCTCGACGCCGGGCCTTCCATGAGCCCTTACGTGCTCGAATTGCCCGGCGGGGTTGACTTGATCGGTTCCGTTACTAGGTTTTGCCGGAAACGGGATATGGGGATTTGTGTCCTAAGCGGGTCGGGTACGGTTTCTGATGTCACGCTCCGGCAGCCCTCCACCGCGCCCGGGCCCAACATTATCTTCCACGGCCGTTTCGATATTCTCTCCCTTTCCGCTACGATTCTGAACCCAAACGTGAATTTTTCTGCCGTCAGTTCGAGACCGGAGGATTTCACGATAGCATTAGCCGGACCGCAGGGGCAG GTGGTGGGTGGGCCGGTGGTGGGACCGTTGACCACGGCGGGGCCGGTGTACCTGATCGCCGCCACCTTTAACAATCCTTTGCATCACAGGCTGCCGGCGGTGGATGAGGAGGGCAAGAATTGTGGCGGTGGAAATGAGGGCGGCCTACAGTCTTCCGGCGGGGAGGAGAGTGGAGGCGCTGcggtggcggcggcggaggagccGCGGGGGCTATCGTCGACGTTTAACTGTCAAATGGCGGCGGCGGATGTGATATGGGCGCCAACGGGTAGACAAGCTCCGCCACCCTACTAA